The Pirellulimonas nuda genome includes a region encoding these proteins:
- a CDS encoding aldo/keto reductase: MDQFPRVVFGSSALGNLYEALPDERKLDLVRAWFDQGGGGDNESGPVVIDTAGKYGAGLALEQLGVCLRRLGVPPERVAVGNKLGWYRVPLRGPEPTFEPGAWVDLEFDAQQRISGEGILECWRQGVELLGEPYRPRMMSVHDPDEYLAAASDAADRDRRWTDVLDAYAALSDLRRSEPGTTLGIGSKDWRVVQQITARVDVDWVMLANCVTAYTHAPEALDFIRGLSDSGVRVINSGVFNAGFLVGGQYFDYRRVQRDAEAQLFEWRDAFKRLCEAHAVAPAHACIQFGLSPLGVEAVALNTTDPDRVAQNLHFATTPLDDAFWREAKQLGLISSDYPYLAADAPVGR; encoded by the coding sequence ATGGACCAGTTCCCCCGCGTGGTCTTCGGGTCGAGCGCATTGGGGAACCTGTACGAGGCGCTCCCGGACGAGCGCAAGCTCGATCTAGTCCGCGCCTGGTTCGACCAGGGGGGCGGAGGCGACAACGAGTCGGGTCCGGTGGTCATCGATACGGCAGGGAAGTACGGCGCCGGGCTGGCGCTCGAGCAACTGGGCGTGTGCCTGCGGCGGCTGGGCGTGCCGCCGGAGCGGGTGGCTGTCGGAAACAAGCTGGGCTGGTACCGCGTGCCGCTCCGTGGGCCCGAACCAACCTTCGAGCCGGGCGCCTGGGTCGACCTGGAGTTTGACGCCCAACAGCGGATCAGCGGCGAGGGGATCCTCGAGTGCTGGCGTCAGGGGGTCGAGCTGCTCGGCGAGCCCTACCGGCCGCGCATGATGTCGGTGCACGACCCGGACGAGTATCTGGCGGCTGCCTCCGACGCAGCGGACCGCGACCGGCGCTGGACAGACGTGCTGGACGCCTACGCCGCGCTGAGCGACCTGCGCCGATCGGAGCCCGGGACGACGCTCGGTATCGGCTCAAAGGACTGGCGTGTGGTGCAGCAGATCACCGCCCGGGTCGACGTCGACTGGGTGATGCTGGCCAACTGCGTGACCGCCTACACGCACGCCCCCGAGGCGCTCGACTTTATCCGCGGCCTGTCGGATTCAGGCGTGCGGGTGATCAACTCGGGCGTCTTCAACGCGGGGTTCTTGGTCGGCGGGCAGTACTTCGACTACCGGCGGGTGCAGCGCGACGCAGAAGCGCAGCTTTTCGAGTGGCGCGACGCGTTCAAGCGGCTGTGCGAGGCCCACGCGGTGGCGCCGGCGCACGCCTGCATCCAGTTCGGGCTCTCGCCGTTGGGGGTCGAGGCGGTAGCGCTCAACACCACCGATCCCGACCGTGTCGCTCAGAACCTGCACTTCGCCACCACCCCGCTCGACGACGCCTTCTGGCGCGAGGCGAAGCAACTCGGCCTGATCTCCAGTGACTATCCCTACCTCGCCGCCGATGCGCCTGTCGGCCGATAA